In Brachypodium distachyon strain Bd21 chromosome 2, Brachypodium_distachyon_v3.0, whole genome shotgun sequence, one genomic interval encodes:
- the LOC100844167 gene encoding uncharacterized protein LOC100844167 isoform X1 has translation MAGRSNRRRRRRRRAKAEAEAEAEVLIAADSPCKASPSSGSSGTSSDHVVQRKIPLSKLKDSSPKVEAEVLIVANSPPSSGSSGTSSDRVVQRKIPLSKLRDSSPKEEEEDPRRILRRSLLGQIRGYYLDAISRLPTADLTTTLARGLLIAGHCYGPLHPVHNILLNAVWHSSAFPLRSGDRIDVPVICNRTITYLAQRSLDGLVASLRYHCAGLSHDDALWHLNLSRADLRAAVASARGAAPSLFRPAELDVKAAFQVAAKTARHPKPAAFALFASSVIPSVERDAVSLLNNKRRLSSADILCLSTMLLPSPLPDELPHPPLQDRCRKAFEIITRKRKLFIIWYERWVKIADAALRKYAQQTGSHYQLHIIYGTGTLKDEFNLDRSFHINFMAWPKDDPSSTREAPVFFFAEAVQGSDPDFREEDITLCCTVQPSPSEVDSCHSCLTKKFRIDHSDDSENFGGGQYYKMDGSGSDLDCPVILDVDYRCFDPERDIDIVEYLDQDFTRYISSSPCHRHQKNARDENILDYCSGIM, from the exons ATGGCTGGCCGgagcaaccgccgccgccgccgccgccggcgcgctaaggcggaggcggaggcggaggcggaggtaTTAATTGCTGCCGACTCTCCCTGTAAGGCATCACCCTCCTCCGGGTCCTCTGGAACATCCTCCGACCACGTCGTCCAGCGCAAAATCCCTCTTTCGAAGCTGAAGGATTCATCGCCCAAGGTGGAAGCGGAGGTATTAATTGTCGCCAACTCTCcaccctcctccggttcctctgGAACATCCTCCGACCGCGTCGTCCAGCGCAAAATCCCTCTTTCGAAGCTGAGGGATTCATCGcccaaggaggaagaggaggacccGAGGAGGATACTGCGGCGGAGTCTGCTGGGCCAGATCCGCGGCTACTACCTCGACGCCATCTCTCGCTTGCCCACCGCCGACCTCACTACTACCCTAGCGCGCGGCCTGCTCATCGCTGGTCACTGCTACGGCCCTCTCCACCCTGTCCACAACATCCTCCTCAACGCCGTTTGGCACTCCTCCGCTTTCCCCCTGCGCTCCGGCGACCGGATCGATGTGCCCGTCATCTGCAACCGTACCATAACCTACCTCGCCCAGCGCTCTCTTGATGGACTGGTCGCTTCCCTTCGCTATCACTGTGCTGGCCTCTCCCACGACGACGCCCTTTGGCACCTCAATCTCTCCCGTGCCGACCTCCGTGCTGCCGTTGCATCCGCACGCGGCGCTGCACCGTCATTGTTCCGTCCGGCGGAATTGGATGTCAAAGCGGCCTTTCAGGTGGCTGCCAAGACGGCGCGGCATCCTAAACCTGCAGCCTTCGCGCTCTTTGCTTCTTCTGTGATTCCTTCTGTGGAACGTGACGCTGTCTCGCTGCTCAACAACAAACGCAGGCTTTCCTCAGCTGACATTTTGTGCCTCTCCACTATGTTGCTGCCTTCTCCACTACCAGATGAGCTGCCACATCCTCCTCTTCAAGATCGGTGCAGGAAGGCCTTTGAAATCATCACTAGAAAGAGGAAACTTTTCATAATATGGTATGAACGATGGGTTAaaatagcggatgcagcgTTGCGCAAGTATGCCCAGCAAACCGGGTCACACTACCAGCTTCATATCATCTATGGCACAGGTACCCTGAAGGATGAATTCAATTTGGATAGATCTTTCCATATCAATTTCATGGCGTGGCCAAAGGATGATCCTTCTTCTACTAGAGAAGCTCCTGTGTTTTTCTTTGCGGAAGCAGTTCAGGGGTCTGACCCTGACTTTCGTGAAGAGGACATCACCTTGTGTTGTACAGTACAGCCATCACCAAGTGAAGTTG ATAGTTGCCATTCTTGTCTGACCAAAAAGTTTAGAATCGATCACTCGGATGATTCTGAGAACTTTGGTGGTGGGCAGTACTACAAGATGGATGGAAGCGGCTCAGACCTTGACTGCCCTGTCATACTTGATGTTGACTACAGGTGTTTCGATCCTGAAAGAGACATTGATATCGTGGAGTACTTGGATCAAGATTTTACCCGTTACATATCCTCTTCACCCTGCCATCGTCATCAGAAAAATGCCCGCGATGAAAATATTTTAGATTATTGCAGCGGAATCATGTGA
- the LOC100844167 gene encoding uncharacterized protein LOC100844167 isoform X2 produces MAGRSNRRRRRRRRAKAEAEAEAEVLIAADSPCKASPSSGSSGTSSDHVVQRKIPLSKLKDSSPKVEAEVLIVANSPPSSGSSGTSSDRVVQRKIPLSKLRDSSPKEEEEDPRRILRRSLLGQIRGYYLDAISRLPTADLTTTLARGLLIAGHCYGPLHPVHNILLNAVWHSSAFPLRSGDRIDVPVICNRTITYLAQRSLDGLVASLRYHCAGLSHDDALWHLNLSRADLRAAVASARGAAPSLFRPAELDVKAAFQVAAKTARHPKPAAFALFASSVIPSVERDAVSLLNNKRRLSSADILCLSTMLLPSPLPDELPHPPLQDRCRKAFEIITRKRKLFIIWYPEG; encoded by the exons ATGGCTGGCCGgagcaaccgccgccgccgccgccgccggcgcgctaaggcggaggcggaggcggaggcggaggtaTTAATTGCTGCCGACTCTCCCTGTAAGGCATCACCCTCCTCCGGGTCCTCTGGAACATCCTCCGACCACGTCGTCCAGCGCAAAATCCCTCTTTCGAAGCTGAAGGATTCATCGCCCAAGGTGGAAGCGGAGGTATTAATTGTCGCCAACTCTCcaccctcctccggttcctctgGAACATCCTCCGACCGCGTCGTCCAGCGCAAAATCCCTCTTTCGAAGCTGAGGGATTCATCGcccaaggaggaagaggaggacccGAGGAGGATACTGCGGCGGAGTCTGCTGGGCCAGATCCGCGGCTACTACCTCGACGCCATCTCTCGCTTGCCCACCGCCGACCTCACTACTACCCTAGCGCGCGGCCTGCTCATCGCTGGTCACTGCTACGGCCCTCTCCACCCTGTCCACAACATCCTCCTCAACGCCGTTTGGCACTCCTCCGCTTTCCCCCTGCGCTCCGGCGACCGGATCGATGTGCCCGTCATCTGCAACCGTACCATAACCTACCTCGCCCAGCGCTCTCTTGATGGACTGGTCGCTTCCCTTCGCTATCACTGTGCTGGCCTCTCCCACGACGACGCCCTTTGGCACCTCAATCTCTCCCGTGCCGACCTCCGTGCTGCCGTTGCATCCGCACGCGGCGCTGCACCGTCATTGTTCCGTCCGGCGGAATTGGATGTCAAAGCGGCCTTTCAGGTGGCTGCCAAGACGGCGCGGCATCCTAAACCTGCAGCCTTCGCGCTCTTTGCTTCTTCTGTGATTCCTTCTGTGGAACGTGACGCTGTCTCGCTGCTCAACAACAAACGCAGGCTTTCCTCAGCTGACATTTTGTGCCTCTCCACTATGTTGCTGCCTTCTCCACTACCAGATGAGCTGCCACATCCTCCTCTTCAAGATCGGTGCAGGAAGGCCTTTGAAATCATCACTAGAAAGAGGAAACTTTTCATAATATG GTACCCTGAAGGATGA